The following coding sequences are from one Culex quinquefasciatus strain JHB chromosome 1, VPISU_Cqui_1.0_pri_paternal, whole genome shotgun sequence window:
- the LOC6038502 gene encoding uncharacterized protein LOC6038502 → MSFSSNDTMRPLALQRSQSLPQLNSREDSGVGLSGTGSCSGINNIGYESSAGSGGHHHRHHRHHHHRHYRNEVKIPYGTRLVADLRQLMTLRQHYYPEGGWGWLLTVIGFTIHCICHGLHLSAGVFMMEMAAIFRQQPVAAVIASFMLDYGQPS, encoded by the exons aTGTCCTTCTCGTCGAACGACACGATGCGGCCACTGGCCCTGCAGCGGTCCCAGTCGTTGCCCCAGCTCAACTCCCGGGAAGACTCGGGCGTGGGCCTCAGCGGGACCGGGTCGTGCAGCGGAATCAACAACATCGGCTACGAGTCGTCGGCCGGTTCCGGAGGGCATCACCATCGGCACCAtcggcaccaccaccaccggcaCTACCGGAACGAGGTGAAGATTCCGTACGGAACCCGGCTGGTGGCCGATCTGCGCCAGTTGATGACCCTCCGGCAGCACTACTACCCGGAGGGAGGCTGGGGATGGTTGCTCACGGTGATCGGATTTACGATCCACTGCATCTGCCACGGGTTGCACCTGTCGGCGGGGGTGTTTATGATGGAAATGGCCGCCATCTTTCGCCAGCAACCAGTCGCAGCAG TTATTGCGAGCTTTATGCTCGACTACGGTCAACCcagctaa